In the genome of Candidatus Eremiobacteraceae bacterium, one region contains:
- a CDS encoding APC family permease — protein MDLRHNTLSKLDAILIAVAGTAPANSLAVSTGALVVAVGVFGPGAILFGALSMFGIAIAYFYLNVWRSDAGAAYAWVGRSLNPYLGFFAGWAPLVANLIYMVAGSLPAAEATLDLVDPSIAQNPLAVTAVGAAWFVLIAVIVLAGIHTTAEFQKIVTAIEILGILLLAVVGLVEGIRTGHLFSIQWFSPFPGSLRAFMAGALVSLFYFWGWDTSLNLTEETVDRNRTPGIGAIGGMVIILTLFIVTQVAIQMTLTPEQIMAANANVLVVFADAILPRPWGDIAIIVVIVSTVGSLEASLLVASRTMLSMGRDRVLSPRFAELHPRFQTPWFGSILFAVLTLALFVAAAFINRLSDTLNESVNAIGVLIAVYFGLGGFSSAWYHRRLYATDKRALWLRGIWPAAAGAFLLVVAVEQVLNAGVLGSSVTIGLLVVGAIPLVIYRLTQRSAFYTEPMEVHPG, from the coding sequence GTGGATCTACGGCACAACACGCTCTCGAAGCTCGACGCGATCCTCATCGCCGTCGCGGGGACCGCACCGGCGAATTCGCTCGCGGTGAGCACGGGAGCGCTCGTCGTCGCGGTCGGCGTGTTCGGACCCGGTGCGATCCTATTCGGCGCGCTTTCGATGTTCGGCATCGCGATCGCGTACTTCTATCTCAACGTGTGGCGTTCGGACGCCGGCGCCGCATACGCGTGGGTGGGCCGAAGCCTCAATCCGTATCTCGGATTTTTCGCCGGCTGGGCGCCGCTTGTCGCAAACCTCATCTATATGGTAGCCGGTTCGCTGCCGGCGGCGGAAGCGACGCTCGATCTCGTCGATCCGAGCATCGCGCAGAACCCGCTCGCCGTCACCGCGGTCGGCGCAGCATGGTTCGTCCTCATCGCGGTCATCGTTCTCGCCGGCATCCATACGACCGCCGAGTTCCAGAAGATCGTCACGGCGATCGAGATCCTCGGGATACTCTTGCTTGCGGTCGTCGGGCTCGTCGAAGGTATCCGCACGGGCCATCTGTTCTCCATCCAGTGGTTCTCGCCGTTCCCCGGTTCGCTCCGCGCGTTCATGGCCGGCGCGCTCGTCTCGCTGTTCTACTTCTGGGGCTGGGATACGAGTCTCAACCTCACCGAAGAGACCGTCGACCGCAACCGGACGCCGGGCATCGGCGCGATAGGCGGCATGGTCATCATCCTGACGCTCTTCATCGTCACGCAGGTCGCGATCCAAATGACGCTCACCCCGGAGCAGATCATGGCGGCGAACGCCAACGTGCTCGTCGTCTTCGCCGATGCGATCCTTCCGCGGCCGTGGGGCGATATCGCGATCATCGTCGTCATCGTGAGCACGGTCGGATCGCTCGAAGCGTCGCTCCTCGTCGCGAGCCGCACGATGCTCTCGATGGGCCGCGACCGCGTGCTCTCACCGAGATTCGCCGAACTGCACCCGCGCTTCCAGACGCCGTGGTTCGGCAGCATCCTCTTCGCCGTGCTCACCCTCGCGCTGTTCGTCGCCGCCGCATTCATCAACCGGCTGAGCGACACGCTGAACGAATCGGTGAACGCGATCGGGGTGCTCATCGCCGTCTACTTCGGACTCGGCGGCTTCTCGTCGGCGTGGTATCACCGGCGCCTCTACGCGACCGACAAGCGCGCTCTTTGGTTGCGCGGCATATGGCCGGCTGCCGCCGGAGCCTTCTTGCTCGTCGTCGCGGTAGAACAAGTGCTCAATGCGGGGGTGCTCGGCTCGTCCGTGACGATCGGGTTGCTCGTCGTCGGCGCCATCCCGCTCGTCATCTATAGGTTGACGCAGAGAAGCGCATTCTACACCGAGCCGATGGAAGTGCATCCCGGCTAA
- a CDS encoding Rrf2 family transcriptional regulator — MHVTARADYALRACAEIAAANPGPTTAERISQLQNIPLKFIENILATLKHAGIVRSQRGVDGGYWLARPAEEITLAEVIRAVEGPLANVRGERPESTQYRGPAKSLREVWVAVRASLRTVLEDVTLADLVKGKLPIAVGRLTRDKEAWVGH; from the coding sequence ATGCACGTGACAGCCCGGGCGGACTATGCATTGCGCGCGTGCGCGGAGATCGCGGCTGCGAACCCTGGACCGACGACGGCCGAGCGCATCTCGCAGCTGCAAAACATCCCTCTCAAGTTCATCGAGAACATCCTCGCGACGTTAAAGCACGCCGGCATCGTCCGTTCTCAGCGCGGTGTCGATGGGGGTTATTGGCTCGCGCGGCCAGCGGAAGAGATCACGCTGGCTGAGGTCATCCGCGCTGTCGAAGGACCGCTGGCCAACGTCCGCGGCGAGCGACCTGAAAGCACGCAGTACCGGGGACCTGCCAAATCATTGCGCGAGGTGTGGGTCGCGGTTCGTGCGAGCCTTCGCACGGTACTCGAAGATGTGACGCTCGCCGACCTCGTCAAAGGCAAGTTGCCGATCGCTGTCGGGCGTCTGACGCGCGACAAAGAAGCCTGGGTGGGGCACTAG
- a CDS encoding FAD-binding oxidoreductase — translation MIERSYWLDAVGDLTTDATSEMPKTVDVAVIGAGFTGLSAARALAMRGASVAVIEAHHAGWGASSRNGGMVLTGLKQPASALVGRFGIGRARQLFDASLRSIDCVERVVREESIECDFNRCGHAEVACKPRHFDAMRKEAELLSTSFGHPMQVVDRGHLGTLIASDAYHGAVVDVASARIDPARYAFGLAAAAKRRGAGIVQDASVTAIHRIRGAGYTIATERGELRATKVLVATGAYTGAASASIARRVIAVGSYVIATEQLEPSRASALIPSGRMIFDSNNFLHYYRLTPDRRLLFGGRAAFCPADERTVRDSAEILRKGMTGVFPQLRDARIDYAWGGSIDFAFDMLPHAGVHEGLYYALGYAGHGVAMATYLGERIAVAMAGGGKAEEALDTGPLPAPPPGITGSAPWFLPIAGAWYRLLDWAS, via the coding sequence ATGATCGAGCGCTCGTATTGGCTCGACGCGGTCGGCGATCTCACCACCGACGCAACATCAGAGATGCCGAAGACCGTCGACGTCGCAGTTATCGGCGCCGGCTTCACAGGTTTGTCGGCCGCTCGCGCGCTCGCCATGCGCGGCGCATCGGTCGCGGTCATCGAGGCGCATCACGCCGGCTGGGGCGCCAGTTCGCGCAACGGCGGCATGGTGCTCACCGGGCTGAAGCAGCCCGCCTCGGCGCTCGTCGGCAGATTCGGGATCGGGCGCGCGCGCCAACTCTTCGACGCGTCGCTCCGCTCGATCGATTGCGTCGAGCGGGTCGTGCGCGAAGAATCGATCGAGTGCGATTTCAACCGTTGCGGCCACGCCGAGGTCGCATGCAAGCCACGGCACTTCGACGCGATGCGCAAGGAGGCCGAACTGCTGTCGACGAGCTTCGGCCATCCGATGCAGGTCGTCGATCGCGGACATCTCGGCACACTGATCGCGTCCGATGCGTATCACGGCGCCGTCGTCGATGTCGCGAGTGCGAGGATCGATCCGGCTCGGTACGCCTTCGGTCTTGCGGCGGCAGCGAAGCGTCGCGGGGCAGGTATCGTTCAAGACGCTTCGGTGACGGCGATCCATAGAATACGAGGCGCAGGCTATACGATAGCGACCGAACGCGGTGAGCTTCGCGCGACTAAGGTGCTCGTCGCGACCGGCGCGTACACGGGAGCAGCCAGCGCGTCGATCGCGCGGCGCGTCATCGCCGTCGGCTCGTACGTCATCGCCACCGAGCAACTCGAACCGTCACGTGCATCTGCGCTCATCCCAAGCGGTCGGATGATTTTCGATTCGAACAACTTCCTCCACTATTATAGACTGACGCCCGATCGACGGCTACTGTTCGGCGGACGAGCGGCGTTCTGCCCAGCCGACGAGCGCACGGTTCGCGACAGCGCCGAGATACTGCGCAAAGGCATGACAGGCGTTTTCCCGCAGCTGCGCGACGCGCGCATCGACTATGCATGGGGAGGTTCGATCGACTTCGCGTTCGACATGTTGCCGCACGCGGGCGTCCACGAAGGGCTCTATTACGCGCTCGGTTACGCCGGTCACGGCGTTGCGATGGCGACATACCTCGGCGAGCGCATCGCCGTCGCGATGGCGGGCGGTGGCAAGGCGGAAGAAGCGCTCGATACGGGTCCGCTTCCGGCACCCCCGCCCGGAATAACGGGCAGCGCGCCGTGGTTCTTGCCGATCGCGGGCGCTTGGTATCGCCTGCTCGACTGGGCGAGCTGA